A region from the Treponema pallidum subsp. pallidum str. Nichols genome encodes:
- a CDS encoding helicase-related protein, translating to MGNTSDWVEMDGLRYVYAAQGAAPMPAPTDNPACDAHMSHDVIARTAQAVFGIRALFPWQRLVIANILDAAHACTHTTPFAAAGSSQTDATRVTHVDDAQPEDNFVGAMQDTRFDQDGVSRAHQVVLLPTGAGKSLCFQVPALFLEGPTLVVYPLLSLMRDQCRRMQAVGFSVILLRGGLNAQERAYMYAQLDRCAEAYGRMRGVTPPAHQTAEFSLADSISFDASLFSDDVSTFSKVVHVDERLAQKRTESRRGVCIIASPEILTQPALRARVRACRVAHLVIDEAHCVSEWGDSFRPDYVRLGELVQDLAPQVVTAFTATASQTVLARIMEVLFGGRAHVLQGTVDRPNIRYTVRTVLCKQTALTQLVARCVRPAVIFCARRVQVERVAHHLRTCLSDTQIRFYHAGLQREEKETVERWFHTHDSAVLVTTCAWGMGVDKPNVRTVIHVDAPLTVEAYVQEVGRAGRDGMRADAFLLWSPRDARSIETLPHAQRVRAHVLRHFAESGRCRRAVLLESLGEQNVCAGCDVCAGTARFVCEDVEALLQFLKKNARRFTVSSLVQHLALHQKVLSVADVRALLYYALETGRVKKKHSLLWGDVLYVAR from the coding sequence GTGGGTAATACTTCAGATTGGGTAGAGATGGATGGATTGCGCTATGTGTATGCCGCGCAGGGTGCGGCCCCCATGCCTGCTCCTACGGATAATCCTGCTTGTGATGCGCACATGTCGCATGACGTCATAGCGCGTACTGCCCAAGCAGTTTTTGGTATTCGTGCGCTGTTTCCTTGGCAGCGCTTGGTAATTGCTAACATACTGGATGCGGCGCATGCGTGTACACATACAACTCCGTTCGCTGCGGCAGGTTCTTCTCAAACCGATGCTACGAGGGTGACTCATGTGGATGACGCGCAGCCTGAGGATAATTTCGTCGGTGCCATGCAAGACACACGTTTTGATCAGGATGGCGTGTCACGCGCACATCAAGTGGTGCTATTGCCGACAGGTGCAGGAAAATCGCTGTGTTTTCAAGTACCTGCCCTCTTTTTAGAGGGGCCGACGCTAGTGGTGTACCCACTGTTATCGCTCATGCGTGATCAGTGCCGTCGGATGCAGGCAGTGGGATTTTCGGTCATCTTGTTACGTGGTGGACTGAATGCGCAAGAGCGCGCGTACATGTATGCGCAGTTGGATAGGTGTGCTGAGGCGTATGGCCGGATGCGAGGCGTTACGCCTCCTGCACACCAGACGGCAGAATTTTCCCTTGCAGATTCGATCTCTTTTGATGCGTCACTCTTCTCTGATGACGTGAGTACCTTCTCGAAGGTGGTACATGTGGATGAACGTCTTGCTCAGAAAAGGACAGAAAGTCGAAGAGGTGTATGCATCATCGCAAGTCCAGAGATACTCACACAACCTGCGCTGCGCGCACGCGTGCGTGCATGTCGCGTTGCGCATTTGGTTATTGATGAAGCGCACTGTGTGTCCGAGTGGGGAGATTCGTTTCGTCCTGATTACGTGCGACTAGGCGAATTGGTGCAGGATCTTGCGCCTCAAGTGGTGACTGCATTTACGGCGACTGCAAGTCAAACAGTGCTTGCGCGCATCATGGAAGTGCTGTTTGGCGGTCGTGCGCACGTGTTGCAGGGAACAGTAGATCGCCCGAACATTCGATACACCGTACGCACGGTGCTGTGTAAGCAGACGGCACTGACTCAACTTGTAGCGCGTTGTGTGCGCCCTGCAGTTATTTTTTGTGCTCGTCGGGTACAGGTGGAGCGTGTAGCCCACCATTTGCGCACGTGTCTTTCTGACACACAGATACGTTTTTATCACGCAGGGTTGCAGAGGGAAGAAAAAGAAACAGTGGAGCGATGGTTTCATACCCATGATTCTGCCGTTTTGGTAACTACTTGCGCGTGGGGAATGGGAGTTGATAAGCCGAATGTACGTACGGTCATTCACGTGGATGCGCCACTGACTGTGGAGGCGTACGTACAGGAGGTTGGAAGAGCAGGACGGGACGGAATGCGTGCAGACGCATTTTTATTGTGGTCACCTCGAGATGCTCGCTCGATAGAAACACTGCCGCATGCACAACGGGTGCGTGCGCACGTGTTGCGCCACTTTGCTGAAAGCGGACGTTGTCGCCGCGCAGTTTTACTTGAGTCTTTGGGGGAACAGAATGTGTGTGCCGGATGTGATGTGTGTGCAGGCACTGCACGTTTTGTATGTGAGGATGTAGAAGCGCTCTTACAGTTTTTGAAAAAGAATGCGCGCAGATTCACTGTATCATCGTTGGTGCAGCACCTCGCGCTACATCAGAAAGTGCTCAGTGTGGCGGATGTACGTGCCTTGCTATATTACGCGCTCGAAACAGGACGTGTGAAAAAAAAACATTCACTCTTGTGGGGTGATGTCCTGTATGTTGCACGTTAA
- the infA gene encoding translation initiation factor IF-1 codes for MTKEEAIEVDGVVKEALPNTTFRVQLQNGHEILAYLSGRMRKHYIRIVPGDSVKVALSPYDLSRGRIMFRER; via the coding sequence GTGACGAAAGAAGAAGCAATCGAGGTGGACGGAGTGGTTAAGGAAGCGCTGCCGAACACCACCTTTAGAGTGCAATTGCAGAATGGGCACGAGATCCTTGCGTATCTTTCAGGTCGGATGCGCAAGCACTACATCCGTATCGTGCCCGGAGACTCGGTGAAGGTCGCGCTCTCACCCTACGACCTCTCCCGCGGCAGAATTATGTTTCGTGAGCGTTAG
- a CDS encoding J domain-containing protein, which translates to MSERTVPDHYAILGVAADASEEHIKKAFRAQALKYHPDKNPGDACAEDQFKRINAAYAVLSDRASRARYDAERAGGAFWSSRAGRDASEGFGAWTSGTDDKAGARTRYTHTHGPWRGHARETEHFEGWYTFFGGFPGNGWSYWSSADAPPDPAGPTARTGSRKDGARLLIQGAALVLLALFGLRFFLVFGFFGIAFSVSCLARGVHTLRAGLSILLEG; encoded by the coding sequence ATGAGCGAGCGCACTGTTCCTGACCATTACGCCATACTGGGCGTTGCTGCCGATGCTTCTGAGGAACACATTAAGAAAGCTTTTCGCGCGCAGGCGCTTAAGTATCATCCGGATAAAAATCCGGGCGACGCGTGTGCGGAGGACCAGTTTAAAAGGATCAACGCAGCTTACGCCGTCCTCTCTGACCGTGCATCACGCGCACGCTACGATGCCGAACGCGCAGGTGGCGCATTTTGGTCCTCGCGTGCAGGACGCGACGCCTCAGAGGGCTTTGGCGCTTGGACCTCAGGTACGGACGACAAGGCAGGAGCGCGCACCCGCTACACACACACGCACGGTCCCTGGAGAGGGCACGCGCGGGAAACCGAACACTTCGAGGGATGGTACACTTTCTTCGGTGGTTTTCCTGGAAATGGGTGGAGTTATTGGAGCAGTGCAGACGCTCCGCCCGATCCGGCGGGTCCTACCGCGCGCACGGGCTCCAGGAAAGACGGGGCGCGCCTTCTCATTCAGGGAGCGGCGCTCGTCCTCCTGGCTCTATTCGGGCTACGCTTCTTTTTAGTATTTGGCTTCTTCGGGATCGCATTCAGCGTGTCCTGCCTGGCGCGCGGAGTGCACACCCTGAGGGCAGGACTCTCAATCCTCCTTGAAGGATGA
- a CDS encoding TlpA family protein disulfide reductase, with product MSCSRTTGALRAVPLVFRSVLVLAVWGVSCVQAADVAHNADVPSRSLKALERFRFFVYPKPLDLSSDFHAKALKGEALVPSLFKGKVTLLNFWATWCPPCRAEMPSMDRMQALMRGNDFQIVAVNVGDSRKQVESFIARGKHTFPIYLDEEGSLGSVFASRGLPTTYVVDKAGRIVAVVVGSVEYDQPELVALFKELARD from the coding sequence ATGAGTTGCTCCCGTACGACCGGTGCTTTACGCGCGGTCCCCCTTGTGTTCCGTTCCGTCCTGGTGCTTGCGGTGTGGGGTGTTTCCTGCGTACAAGCCGCCGATGTGGCGCACAATGCGGATGTACCTTCCCGCTCGCTGAAGGCGCTCGAGCGTTTCCGTTTTTTTGTGTATCCCAAGCCGCTCGACCTTTCTAGTGACTTTCATGCGAAGGCCTTGAAGGGGGAGGCACTGGTTCCTAGCCTTTTCAAGGGAAAGGTGACGCTTTTGAACTTTTGGGCTACGTGGTGTCCGCCCTGTCGTGCGGAGATGCCGTCTATGGATCGCATGCAGGCTCTTATGAGGGGGAATGACTTTCAGATTGTCGCGGTCAACGTTGGTGACTCGAGAAAACAGGTGGAAAGTTTTATCGCGCGTGGAAAGCATACCTTTCCTATCTATCTTGACGAGGAGGGGAGTTTGGGGAGTGTTTTTGCTTCCCGTGGTCTGCCAACTACTTATGTTGTGGACAAGGCAGGGCGCATCGTGGCAGTGGTTGTCGGGAGTGTGGAGTATGACCAACCAGAGCTAGTGGCTCTCTTTAAGGAACTGGCGCGTGACTAG
- a CDS encoding tetratricopeptide repeat protein: protein MTSTQARIREAVRAGSVRDYARAIRILEELAASGKAEGCHHPDGGAVYERGAQEEWNEGSSESHAHGGDGTQDAYPEIYLYLARAYHAQRQYARAVAYATVYSRRVPRDGAGWFFLGRSYLALHQGGYAVAALRRSVRENPASLGAQALLGLAYLRSKKPRAARMVFEQALAQYPDNKRLNAGYLNSLFVEAVQHLKRGSADLARQMFTFLINQDVDGVAPRLYLAHAFRSLKHFPEALTQYRAASAFAPHDPALKWYEAAMLVEMGCLSQAAALLSTLGVSIERDQISDRFLVMGAVRKHMEEGAWARAASAAHLYLKTFGGSVEIHLLMAEVHRRAGRVNVALNHYTRAMKIEPKNCYPHYGLMVCLQEARRWQELAKAIRRAEGAGCDAQDCYYYRVITAAHLSNPPEEVLPHLQELARGGKADQLLFNALGVTYVRLGMADLALRWYEKTLLLDAEDEEACVGLIACYEALCDDARAYTQYGAYLSRWRDNRVIRKDFIAFLERTERWSEAADHIELLASGERGGFWGTRLAFARKKAGQYRQAAIIYRALLRQRPDERVLLHNLVYCLDKMGQADAGLRLLRAACNAFGTSVESRLIEGVLCLHTRRINAAIRTLRAVLEQQPGYTAASELLAKAYALASSRA from the coding sequence GGGGCACAGGAAGAGTGGAATGAGGGGTCGTCTGAGTCGCACGCGCACGGTGGGGATGGTACGCAGGACGCGTATCCTGAGATTTATTTGTATCTTGCGCGTGCATACCACGCACAAAGGCAGTATGCGCGCGCGGTAGCGTACGCTACTGTGTATTCTAGGCGCGTGCCGCGCGACGGCGCAGGTTGGTTCTTTTTGGGAAGGAGCTATCTTGCACTGCATCAGGGGGGGTATGCGGTTGCAGCGCTTCGGCGCAGTGTACGAGAAAATCCTGCCTCTCTTGGGGCGCAGGCGCTGTTAGGACTCGCCTATCTGCGGAGTAAGAAGCCGCGTGCAGCGCGCATGGTGTTTGAGCAAGCACTTGCGCAGTATCCAGACAATAAGCGTTTGAACGCAGGGTATTTGAATTCGCTTTTTGTAGAAGCAGTGCAGCATCTAAAACGGGGGAGCGCAGATCTTGCGCGTCAGATGTTTACGTTTCTGATTAATCAGGATGTAGACGGGGTTGCGCCACGTTTATACTTGGCGCACGCGTTTCGTTCTTTGAAACATTTTCCTGAAGCGCTTACCCAGTATCGTGCAGCAAGCGCATTTGCGCCGCACGATCCTGCCCTCAAGTGGTACGAAGCGGCCATGCTTGTAGAAATGGGGTGTCTGTCGCAGGCGGCAGCGTTGCTGTCGACGTTGGGTGTTTCCATCGAGCGTGATCAGATTTCGGATCGTTTTCTAGTGATGGGCGCCGTGCGCAAGCACATGGAGGAGGGGGCGTGGGCTCGTGCCGCTTCTGCAGCGCATTTATACCTGAAAACTTTTGGGGGTTCTGTAGAAATTCACCTGCTAATGGCAGAGGTTCACCGGCGTGCGGGGCGCGTGAACGTGGCTTTGAACCACTACACGCGTGCGATGAAAATAGAACCGAAAAATTGTTATCCGCATTATGGTCTTATGGTGTGTTTGCAGGAAGCGAGGCGCTGGCAAGAGCTGGCAAAGGCAATCAGACGTGCAGAAGGCGCAGGGTGCGACGCGCAGGATTGCTACTACTACCGGGTGATTACAGCTGCCCATTTGAGCAATCCTCCCGAGGAGGTGTTACCGCATCTGCAAGAACTTGCGCGTGGAGGGAAGGCCGATCAGCTTTTGTTCAATGCTCTTGGGGTAACGTATGTGCGACTGGGAATGGCAGATCTCGCACTTCGCTGGTATGAAAAAACCCTTCTTCTGGATGCAGAGGACGAAGAAGCGTGCGTGGGACTGATCGCCTGCTACGAGGCGCTCTGCGACGACGCGCGCGCGTACACCCAGTATGGAGCGTACCTGTCCCGCTGGAGGGACAATCGGGTTATCCGCAAGGATTTTATAGCCTTTCTTGAGAGAACAGAACGGTGGTCCGAAGCGGCGGACCACATCGAGTTGCTCGCCTCGGGTGAGCGAGGGGGTTTTTGGGGTACTCGCCTTGCGTTTGCGCGTAAAAAAGCCGGCCAGTACAGGCAGGCTGCAATTATCTACCGGGCGCTCTTACGTCAGAGACCGGACGAGCGGGTTTTACTGCACAACTTGGTATACTGTCTTGACAAGATGGGGCAGGCAGACGCAGGGCTAAGGCTGCTCCGCGCTGCGTGCAACGCGTTTGGGACGAGCGTGGAATCACGCCTGATTGAAGGGGTGCTGTGCTTACACACAAGACGCATCAACGCGGCAATCCGCACACTCCGCGCGGTCCTAGAACAGCAACCAGGCTACACCGCAGCGAGCGAGCTCCTGGCAAAGGCCTACGCGCTGGCGAGTAGCCGGGCCTAG
- a CDS encoding cytochrome c biogenesis protein CcdA has product MTSVPGVVGSFLAGLLSFLSPCVLPLIPAYVSFISGESLGSIRAGAARLQVFLSSVFFVLGLTTVFVLFSIVFSGGVQLAGAGVLTVLTRVAGVGVILLGLNTIFDVVPFLRVERRMHTTVRRVGVFRAYLFGLLFATGWTPCVGPILSSLLFYAASSGQLLHAAGLLTVYALGLGLPFVFAGIFFGRAERVFAWVKSHMHAVKLASGMLIVFFGLLMLTSGLQALSRLFLRAGFALEEYSTRGITPLRQIAALLAQWFLYQGV; this is encoded by the coding sequence GTGACTAGTGTCCCCGGCGTTGTGGGTTCCTTTTTGGCCGGGTTGCTTTCTTTTCTCAGTCCCTGCGTCCTGCCGCTTATTCCGGCGTACGTCTCTTTCATTTCGGGAGAATCGCTCGGTTCTATCCGGGCGGGGGCGGCGCGGCTCCAGGTTTTTCTCAGCAGTGTTTTTTTTGTATTAGGACTGACGACGGTTTTTGTGTTGTTTTCAATCGTATTTAGCGGAGGGGTGCAGCTTGCAGGTGCGGGTGTGCTCACTGTGCTCACGCGTGTAGCGGGCGTGGGGGTGATACTCCTCGGCTTAAACACAATCTTCGACGTGGTTCCGTTTTTGCGTGTGGAAAGGCGTATGCACACAACGGTGCGACGGGTGGGTGTGTTTCGTGCGTATCTTTTTGGGTTGCTGTTCGCAACGGGATGGACTCCGTGCGTGGGGCCGATTCTCTCTTCTCTGTTGTTCTATGCGGCGAGTTCTGGGCAGCTGCTCCACGCAGCAGGGCTCCTGACCGTGTATGCACTGGGATTGGGACTTCCCTTCGTGTTTGCAGGGATCTTTTTTGGACGTGCGGAGCGGGTGTTTGCGTGGGTAAAGAGTCACATGCACGCAGTAAAGCTCGCCTCCGGGATGTTGATCGTCTTTTTCGGACTGCTGATGCTAACGTCGGGGTTGCAGGCACTCAGTCGGCTTTTTCTACGGGCAGGATTCGCGTTAGAGGAATACTCGACGCGGGGAATAACCCCTCTTCGGCAAATAGCGGCACTTCTTGCGCAGTGGTTTTTGTACCAGGGGGTTTGA
- a CDS encoding ATP-dependent helicase, which translates to MLSTLNPEQRRAVTTLEGPLLIIAGAGSGKTRVITARIAYMLECGILQSRILALTFTNKAAHEMSERIKALTGKPLRNTTVSTFHAFGVTILREHIHVLGWRKNFSIYDENDKRALIREAAKEVHLLPEVLDTNCVSTLFSAIKMQRKNLKELQHKERALWHEYHTALKLFNAVDFDDLIVLPIQIFSEYPDILASYKSRYHYILVDEFQDTSAQQYRLMKMLATQNICVVGDDDQSIYSWRGAHHDNILSFEKDFPYATEITLEQNYRSTGTILAAANGVIAHNTQRKEKALWSGNDSGKPIEIFNPETERDEAIFIANTILAEQIRASYSFSSFGVLLRTNSFMRIIEDVFLQENIPYRVSGGMSFFQRKEIKDVLSYLRVISNPDDDVNLLRIINTPRRGIGKKTLHLVSDIANTQQCSVFNALNQIINKTHAVDLKESHRTAVENFLQLITQARTHLLSGKNLAYKVRKFVEDIQYFNYLIQEFQKNEHAARFKFLQIEHLVESIEHWEQSSEHGSLYDYLNRVTLLARDNVQKETEGAVSLMTIHASKGLEFPVVFIAGVEAGTIPHERSIEEVHSIEEERRLFYVAITRAKEKLYLTHCRTRKRGGKREERTASPFLDEIPKHLVRAHAPEGKISEEEVTRAFTRIKKLFT; encoded by the coding sequence ATGCTCTCTACACTTAATCCTGAGCAACGTCGAGCCGTTACCACACTTGAGGGACCGCTTCTCATTATCGCCGGCGCAGGCTCAGGGAAAACGCGCGTAATCACGGCGCGCATCGCGTATATGCTCGAATGCGGTATTCTGCAATCGCGCATTCTTGCACTGACCTTCACTAACAAGGCCGCACACGAGATGTCTGAACGTATTAAAGCTCTCACGGGCAAACCTTTACGCAACACGACCGTCAGTACTTTTCACGCTTTTGGCGTTACGATTTTGCGAGAACATATCCATGTTCTCGGCTGGAGGAAGAACTTTAGCATTTATGATGAAAATGATAAACGTGCTCTCATTCGCGAAGCAGCAAAGGAAGTACATCTCCTGCCAGAAGTTCTTGACACAAACTGCGTGAGCACGCTCTTTTCCGCTATTAAAATGCAGCGTAAGAACTTAAAAGAGCTACAGCACAAGGAACGTGCTCTTTGGCACGAATATCATACTGCGTTGAAATTATTTAATGCGGTAGACTTTGACGATTTGATCGTACTGCCAATCCAGATCTTCAGTGAATATCCTGATATCCTTGCTTCATATAAGAGTCGCTATCATTACATTTTAGTGGATGAATTCCAAGACACCAGTGCACAGCAGTACCGTTTAATGAAAATGCTCGCTACACAAAATATCTGTGTAGTAGGGGACGATGATCAATCAATTTATTCTTGGCGTGGAGCACACCACGACAATATTCTCTCTTTTGAAAAAGACTTCCCCTACGCCACAGAAATTACCTTAGAGCAAAATTACCGTTCCACCGGAACTATTTTGGCTGCCGCAAATGGCGTTATCGCACACAATACACAACGCAAGGAAAAGGCACTGTGGTCCGGTAACGATTCAGGAAAACCTATTGAAATCTTCAATCCCGAAACGGAACGTGATGAAGCAATCTTTATTGCAAACACGATTCTCGCAGAACAAATACGCGCATCCTATTCTTTCAGTAGTTTTGGAGTCCTACTCCGCACGAATAGTTTTATGCGCATAATTGAAGACGTATTTTTGCAAGAAAATATTCCATACCGTGTCTCAGGCGGCATGAGCTTTTTTCAGAGGAAAGAAATAAAGGATGTGCTCAGTTATCTGCGGGTAATTTCTAATCCTGACGACGATGTCAACCTATTACGCATCATTAATACCCCGAGGCGAGGAATTGGAAAAAAAACACTGCATCTAGTCTCCGACATTGCTAATACACAACAATGTTCCGTGTTCAATGCACTGAATCAAATTATCAATAAAACACATGCAGTCGATTTAAAAGAATCACATCGTACCGCTGTGGAAAATTTTCTCCAGCTCATTACCCAGGCGCGTACCCATCTACTTTCGGGGAAAAATCTTGCGTACAAGGTACGCAAATTTGTTGAAGACATTCAGTATTTTAATTACCTCATCCAAGAATTCCAAAAAAACGAACATGCCGCACGTTTTAAATTCTTGCAAATCGAACACTTAGTCGAATCCATCGAACACTGGGAACAGAGTTCAGAACACGGAAGCTTGTACGACTACCTAAACCGCGTTACGTTGCTAGCACGCGATAACGTCCAAAAAGAAACAGAGGGCGCTGTGTCGCTCATGACAATTCATGCGTCGAAGGGGCTGGAATTTCCCGTAGTGTTTATCGCCGGCGTGGAAGCGGGAACCATTCCACACGAACGAAGTATAGAAGAGGTTCACAGCATCGAGGAAGAACGACGCCTTTTCTACGTTGCAATTACCCGCGCAAAAGAGAAGTTGTACCTGACACACTGCCGCACAAGGAAACGCGGCGGAAAAAGGGAAGAGCGCACCGCCTCCCCCTTTCTGGACGAAATTCCCAAACACCTGGTGCGCGCCCATGCACCGGAAGGAAAAATAAGCGAGGAAGAGGTCACGCGGGCCTTCACACGCATCAAAAAACTATTTACGTGA
- a CDS encoding UMP kinase codes for MVTVLSLGGSIVAPETPDIELLGRFVRSVQRYLYEDASRKLIVVSGGGAPARTYQNAYRALRRSLSSPACAKPAHEGDNQEDRELYATAEHVELDWIGIMATRLNAQLLKSLFGILCPNPVVYDPTAANVFSGQVLVAAGWKPGFSTDTDAVLLAERYSAKTVINLSDVAHVYTGDPRSDKDAKALTSLSWDDFLLLVDKEWVPGSHVPFDPVASVRAKKSGIQVICATGRDLPNLERILNRQEFVGTTIG; via the coding sequence ATGGTCACCGTTCTGTCACTTGGAGGTTCCATCGTTGCGCCTGAGACGCCCGACATAGAGCTTCTCGGGCGGTTCGTTCGTTCCGTTCAACGGTACCTATACGAAGACGCCTCACGGAAGCTCATTGTCGTTTCAGGCGGTGGTGCACCTGCGCGCACTTATCAAAACGCCTATCGTGCGCTACGCCGGAGCCTGTCTTCTCCGGCCTGTGCGAAACCTGCGCACGAGGGCGATAATCAGGAAGACAGGGAGCTGTATGCCACGGCCGAACACGTTGAACTTGACTGGATTGGCATCATGGCTACGCGTTTGAACGCGCAGCTGCTCAAATCCCTTTTTGGAATCCTTTGTCCAAATCCGGTCGTGTATGACCCGACTGCGGCGAACGTTTTTTCAGGTCAGGTGCTCGTTGCTGCTGGTTGGAAACCGGGTTTTTCCACCGACACCGACGCTGTGCTCCTTGCAGAGCGTTATTCTGCAAAGACGGTTATTAACCTTTCCGACGTTGCGCATGTGTACACGGGGGATCCTCGTTCAGACAAGGATGCGAAGGCGCTCACATCCCTCTCCTGGGATGATTTCCTCCTCCTTGTCGACAAGGAGTGGGTACCGGGCAGCCATGTCCCCTTTGACCCAGTCGCTAGTGTCCGGGCAAAAAAGTCGGGAATTCAGGTCATTTGCGCAACAGGGCGTGACTTACCGAATTTGGAGCGCATCCTGAACAGGCAAGAGTTCGTGGGGACCACCATTGGGTAA
- a CDS encoding TraR/DksA family transcriptional regulator produces MDQSFVEEMKVSLVERKRSLARSLTTNNEDFQAIVAGVDPKDSADIASDDMDRKMLESLSAKDLRCLQQIESALLRIEQGRYGKCADCGESIPEDRLRAIPYSLMCIECQSARESKRRAF; encoded by the coding sequence GTGGATCAGTCGTTTGTTGAGGAAATGAAAGTGAGCTTAGTAGAGCGCAAGCGCTCGCTTGCGCGTTCGCTGACAACCAACAATGAAGATTTTCAAGCGATTGTCGCCGGGGTGGACCCTAAGGATTCTGCCGATATTGCCTCTGATGACATGGATCGTAAGATGCTCGAGTCTTTGAGCGCAAAGGATCTCAGATGTCTACAACAGATCGAGTCTGCGCTTTTGCGTATCGAACAGGGACGCTACGGGAAATGCGCCGATTGCGGCGAATCTATCCCCGAGGATCGGCTGCGCGCCATCCCCTACTCGCTCATGTGCATTGAGTGCCAAAGCGCGCGTGAGTCAAAGCGGCGTGCCTTTTAG